One genomic window of bacterium includes the following:
- a CDS encoding DNA polymerase ligase N-terminal domain-containing protein, with translation MSGIFVVHEHHASRLHYDFRLEMDGVLRSWAMPKGPSMDPSQKRLAVQVEDHPLEYADFEGIIPQGQYGAGPVLIWDRGSYQLEQMAEGKISVILEGEKLKGGFTLMKMKGRGGDNQWLLVKRKDGRELPGWELVPVLNPQSLASLKERIPPCKAE, from the coding sequence TTGAGCGGGATCTTTGTTGTTCATGAGCATCATGCCTCCAGGCTTCATTATGATTTCAGGCTGGAGATGGACGGAGTGCTTCGTTCATGGGCAATGCCCAAGGGGCCATCAATGGACCCTTCCCAGAAGAGGCTGGCTGTGCAGGTGGAAGACCATCCTCTGGAGTATGCTGATTTTGAGGGAATAATCCCCCAAGGGCAGTATGGAGCCGGTCCTGTTCTCATCTGGGACAGGGGCTCTTATCAGCTAGAACAAATGGCAGAGGGAAAGATTTCTGTGATCCTGGAGGGTGAAAAACTAAAGGGGGGCTTCACTCTCATGAAGATGAAGGGCAGGGGGGGTGACAACCAGTGGCTTCTGGTAAAGCGCAAAGACGGCCGCGAGCTGCCAGGCTGGGAGCTTGTCCCGGTGCTAAACCCCCAAAGCCTGGCCTCTTTGAAAGAGCGGATTCCCCCTTGCAAGGCTGAGTGA
- a CDS encoding inositol monophosphatase family protein: MKIAEHKQQLARMEQVAKKAVGAAGQIIRSRVGHPGKVHQKALADYVTEVDKACEEVILDVITSSFPDHGILSEESPSLEVHDSHFTWIVDPLDGTTNFIHGFPMVSVSLAVAQAGRPVLGLVLDPLRRELFSAARGRGARLNGRPIHVRDAATVQDALMATGFPHRAKHFLRPYMAAMERILSKANDLRRAGSAALDLAYVACGRLDGFWEPGLKPWDVAAGSLLVMEAGGKVTDFWGSWDYVSNGHIVAAPALIHGFLLEQISHELAPALAAEPIKPA, from the coding sequence TTGAAAATTGCCGAGCACAAGCAGCAGTTGGCAAGAATGGAACAGGTCGCCAAAAAGGCCGTTGGTGCAGCAGGGCAGATCATTCGCAGTAGAGTGGGACACCCCGGAAAAGTACACCAGAAGGCTCTAGCGGATTATGTCACAGAGGTGGACAAGGCCTGTGAGGAGGTCATTCTGGATGTCATAACTTCAAGCTTTCCTGACCACGGGATACTCTCAGAGGAAAGTCCCTCTTTGGAAGTCCACGACTCCCATTTCACCTGGATCGTGGATCCTCTGGATGGAACGACCAATTTCATCCATGGCTTCCCTATGGTTTCGGTCTCGTTGGCAGTGGCCCAGGCAGGCAGGCCTGTTCTGGGTCTGGTCCTGGATCCATTGAGAAGGGAGCTGTTCTCGGCAGCCAGAGGGCGTGGCGCCAGGCTCAATGGGCGGCCCATCCATGTCAGGGATGCGGCCACTGTCCAGGATGCCCTCATGGCCACCGGGTTCCCGCACAGGGCAAAGCACTTCTTGAGGCCTTATATGGCTGCCATGGAAAGGATTCTGAGCAAGGCCAATGACCTGCGCAGGGCAGGCTCCGCAGCCCTGGACCTGGCCTATGTGGCCTGCGGAAGGCTGGACGGATTTTGGGAGCCCGGACTCAAGCCCTGGGATGTGGCTGCAGGATCCTTGTTGGTGATGGAGGCCGGGGGTAAGGTGACCGATTTCTGGGGCTCTTGGGACTATGTTTCCAACGGGCACATAGTGGCGGCCCCAGCCCTGATCCATGGTTTCCTGCTGGAGCAGATATCCCACGAACTGGCCCCTGCTCTGGCAGCCGAGCCCATTAAGCCAGCCTGA
- a CDS encoding queuosine precursor transporter, with translation MRDEACGKPTSQYLIFISGIFVTCLITANLIAVKLIHVAGMVLPAAVIIFPLSYIVGDVLTEVYGYAQARRVIWLGFFCNLIFVGAVWVGGFMPAAPFWDAQAAYDRILGTAPRILGASFAAYLVGEFANAYVLAKMKLATQGRWLWSRTIGSTLVGQALDSLVFMSLAFAGSIPEADLGRAIVAQWLTKSLYEAAATPFTYLVVNFLKAKEGLDAMDRETRFSPFRLA, from the coding sequence AGTATTTGATCTTTATCTCCGGTATTTTTGTGACCTGTCTCATAACGGCCAATCTAATAGCCGTGAAGCTCATACATGTGGCGGGCATGGTTCTCCCAGCGGCAGTGATAATATTTCCTCTGAGCTACATCGTGGGGGACGTGCTGACCGAGGTATATGGCTATGCCCAGGCCAGAAGGGTGATCTGGCTGGGCTTTTTCTGCAATCTGATATTCGTTGGGGCTGTCTGGGTAGGCGGGTTTATGCCGGCTGCGCCTTTTTGGGACGCACAGGCTGCCTATGATAGGATATTGGGGACTGCGCCTAGGATCCTGGGGGCTTCTTTTGCCGCATATCTGGTGGGGGAGTTCGCCAACGCCTATGTGCTGGCCAAGATGAAGTTGGCCACCCAAGGAAGATGGCTATGGAGCAGGACCATAGGCTCCACATTGGTGGGGCAAGCACTGGATTCCCTGGTCTTCATGAGCTTGGCATTTGCAGGCAGCATCCCGGAGGCTGATCTGGGCCGGGCCATTGTGGCTCAATGGCTGACCAAGTCCTTGTACGAAGCGGCCGCAACTCCTTTCACCTACTTGGTAGTGAATTTCCTGAAAGCCAAAGAAGGCCTGGACGCCATGGACCGCGAAACTCGCTTCAGTCCTTTCAGGCTGGCTTAA